The Arachis ipaensis cultivar K30076 chromosome B05, Araip1.1, whole genome shotgun sequence nucleotide sequence NNNNNNNNNNNNNNNNNNNNNNNNNNNNNNNNNNNNNNNNNNNNNNNNNNNNNNNNNNNNNNNNNNNNNNNNNNNNNNNNNNNNNNNNNNNNNNNNNNNNNNNNNNNNNNNNNNNNNNNNNNNNNNNNNNNNNNNNNNNNNNNNNNNNNNNNNNNNNNNNNNNNNNNNNNNNNNNNNNNNNNNNNNNNNNNNNNNNNNNNNNNNNNNNNNNNNNNNNTTGAAAATatgttataattatatttatcaaAATTGATAATATATTTAAGAACAATAATATTTAGCTTTtccttataaattatttttagaaaaaaagacTCTTAATTATTCACTAACAAAGAATTTTCTAAGGCTATATTAAAAAGAGCATACAAATAAAGAATCTTCTAAGGCTACATTAAAAAGAACAAACAAACGCATGCATATCATCTATTAATTTTTTCAGGGAAAACAAACAAATATTTTCTATTAACTTTTAGGATAAGTATGAAGAAACAACAAATATCAGCCACAATTACTAGTTGGTATAAATTTCAGATTCACGGAATTTTTTTTTCCCTAAACGTTTCGTAACTTTTGTTTTAGTAATACTCTTTTGTTAAAGGATTCaaacaaacattattaatttattatgtcaaataaaaaaatattaaatagcgATAAAAAAAATCATTCTTGGATACATTTATAAAAATCCCCTATTTTAGGTAATGAAACTTATCAAAATTCCTTCGGTTAAATAGCAAACACATAATTTTGGCATAAAAAATTAATTGCTCTTTGAAATTTATTTCCTTCCGTTGCCAACTTGCCATATGAATGCAAATAAAAGCATTGGTAGCTATGTGTGTCAAAATTGGTAAGAATAAACTGTCATCTCTAATAATAAAAGATTGAATAATgtttaacaaaatttttaaaaggGAGTATTAGGTAAATAATGATTATCTTGAACAACATAAATAattaccaatcaaataaaaatacactacaccctaatttaatgctactaattaaatttaaaattaatttactcttttaactatattaattcacattattcacacattgttcaaaaatattattagttacctatactttttcatttCTAAAACATTTAATGGAACTACTTAATTAACATTTTATGTGATTAAAATGGTCAACTCGCTTTCCTTGCAAGAAATCAGCATGTGCCTCCACAGtctggaagaggaagaggaaatgCGAAAAAGGACAGGCCTCTCTGTTCTCACTGTGGTATTCTCGGTCACACAATTGATAAGTGCTTCAAGCTTCATGGTTTTCCACCCAACTATAATAGAGGCAGAGGTCCATCCATGCATGGTCTGAAGCAAGCAGCACACAATGTCATTGGAGGAGAGTCTCAATTACCTCAAGATCCATATTCAAATTTGACCTTAAGTGCATCCCAGGTGCAGCAACTGATGCAGTTACTTCATAGTCAAAAGCTTCAAGAAATTGCTTCAAATGCAACTACACAGGTAGTCACACCAGCAGGTATCGTTCTCAATGCCTCACTTACAAGGTCAACATTATCAAAACAAGATTGGATTCTAGATAGTGGTGCCACAATCCATATTGCATGTGATTTGTCTCTCTTTCAAACTATTCACACCTCCCAAAACTATTCAATTTCTCTTCCAAACAATGAACAGTTTCAAGCTAATTTCATAGGAACAGTAGTTGTTAGTTCAAATATTACATTGAAAAATGTATTATATGTCCCTGATTTTTGTGTCAACCTTTTGTCTGTCTCGGCCTTCCTTTCAAACACTACTCTTAACATCACTATTAGCTCATCTAATTTTACAATCCAGGACACCAAGATGTTGAAGAAGATTGGGAAGGGTGAGCTGCATGAGGGACTCTACATCCTCAGAGCAACAACTCCCTCCAATCAATTGAAATTCGAATCTCACTCTATCAATTTATGTAATTCCAAGCTTTGGCATGCATGACTGGGTCACGCTTCAAATAAAATCATTAAACATGTAACTTCTTCTTTCAACTTGTCACAAATAAATTCCCTAGAAGAGTCTACCTCTATAGGTTGTCACATATGTCCTCTTGCAAAGTTTAGAAAGCTTTCTTTTGAATCAAATAATAATCTGTCACCAAATTCTTTTGACCTTGTACATTGTGATATTTGGGGACCATATCATGTTTCTATATATAATGGAAAGAGATATTTCTTAAGCTTAGTTGATGATGCTACAAGATTTTGCTGGTTATACTTGTTACAACATAAATCTGAAGCTGCAGGTTGTATAAAAGCATTTTATGCAATGATAGAAACTCAATTTAGCAAGAAGATCAAATGCTTCAGGTCCGATAATGCAAAGGAGTTGGCAGTAACTGATTTTCTGCAGGAAAAGGGTGTGTTACATCAATTCTCCTGTCCATACCAACCACAACAAAATGTTAGTGTTAGGTTGTTAGGTTGTTATTTGAAAAGTCCCCAAACTACAAGGCAATGAAGATTTTTGGATGTCTTGCCTATGCTGCCACAAATACCAGTTCTAGATCAAAGTTTGATCCTAGAGCAGATCCAGCCGTGTTCTTGGGTTATCCACTTGGCTACAAGGGTTATAAGCTTTACAATCTACGAACCAAAAAATTTTTCATATCTAGGGATGTGATATTTCATAAGGACATCATGCCTTTTGCTCAAAGCCCTCATACTCAACTCAGCAATGACATCTTCTTTGACTTTGTCCTCCCCAATCCAATATTAAATTCTGAACCATTGCCTAATAATGCTCCAACAATTTCAATCGTACATGAGATACCTCAACCATCAAACACAACCAATAATCAATCCCAAATTCTCCCTCTTATAGAAAACCAAATCACACCTTCTACTTCCATCCAACCTAGAAGATCCACTAGGACTAAACGTAATCCTCCCTACCTTCATGACTACATTTGTCATACTAAATCTCCTTACCCGATTTCAAACTTCATCAGCAACCATAGATTGAACCACACTTATCATAATTCCATTTACCAAGCCAACCTTATTCCTGAACCATAATTTTACCATCAAGCAGTTAAACATGAGGAATGGAGGGCTGCAATGAAAGAAGAACTTGAAGCTTTGGAGGCCAACAACACTTGGAAATTGGTTCCTTTACCACCCACCAAAGTTGCCATAGGATGCAGATGGATTTACAAAGCCAAACTAAAAGCTGATGGCAGTTTAGAAAAGTACAAAGCAAGGTTAGTAGCCAAGGGATACACACAGCAAGCAGGAATCGATTTTAAAGATACCTTTAGCCCTGTAGCTAAAGTCACCACTGTACGAGTTCTGCTAGGCATTGCAGCAGTGCGTAAATGGCATTTAATCCAATTGGACATCAATAATGCATTTCTCAACGGGGATTTGGATGAAGAGGTATATATGGAAGTTCCAATGGGGCATCCCGAACGCAAGAAAGGCCTTGTATGTAGGCTTACAAAGTCACTTTATAGGCTCCGACAGGCTTCGAGACAATGGTTTCACAAATTCTGCTCAACTCTTAAGCAAAATGGTTTCACTCAATGTAAGAGTGACTACTCCTTGTTCTCAACAGGTTCTGGTGATTCTAAAACCTTCCTATTAGTATACGTAGACGACATCATAATTGCGGGAGCTAACCTTGATATGATGATGAAAGTACAATTAAAGCTGCAATCCATTTTTAAACTCAAAATATTGGGGGACTTGAAATTCTTTCTAGGCTTGGAACTCGCCaaatcttctcaaggaatttcaCTCACACAGCGCAAGTATACACTCTCTTTACTCGACGACACCAACCTCTTAGACTACAAGCCGGTAacagttcctatggatgccaatctcAAATTAAGAGCTAAAGAAGGTGACCTGATCCCTGATGCTTCTGCTTATAGAAGGCTCATTGGTCGCCTCATGTATCTCACTATCTCCCGGCCAGACATCACCTTTGCTGTCACTAAACTGACCCAATTCATGTCTGATCCGCGGATGCCTCATTTACAAGCTGCTCACCAAGTATTAAGGTACCTTAAGAATGCACCAGGCCAAGGGATTCTGTTTTCAGCTGCTTCCCAACTTAACTTGTCCATATATTCTGATGCTGATTGGGGTAGTTGTCTCGACACAAGGCGATCAACTACAGGCTACTGTGCCTTTCTCGGTGACTCTCTCATTACTTGGAAGAGCAAGAAGCAGACAGTAGTTTCTAGGAGTTCCACCGAAGCCGAATATAGGTCCATGGCGCATGCTAGCTGTGAGGTTGTTTGGTTAATTGGCTTACTTCAGTTTTTTTTTAGTCCAAGTCGATTCGGCCAGGTTATTTTGCGACAACATCTCTGCTCTTCAATTGGCATCGAACCCCACCTTTCATAAGCAATCCAAGCATGTTGAAATTGACTGCCACTTCATCCGTGAGAAGATTGAAGCTGGCACCATCAGATTGATTCATGTACCTACTAAACATCAACTAGCTGACATTCTAACTAAAGCTCTCCCTCCGCCTCAATTTCACTTTCTTATGTCCAAGTTAGGAACATACAATTTGTATGCTCCAacttgaggggggatgttagtgTTAGGTTGTTAGGTTGTTATTTATATAGTTCACAAGTGAATAAAATCCTCTGTATTGTAGTATTGCTAGACCAGCAAATACACCCAGCACTCACACCCTTGTATATATAAATATCACATATACAGTACAATAATAGATGATTGAATTTATTCCAATTATTTTCGTTGTTCTTGGATTCAATAACCATCATCGCCTCCTCCTGATGATGACAACGGTGTTGGGACTTCACTTGCCACCGCAGCATCCCATTGGCAAAAGGCTTAGCCGCAGAGGAAGATGAGTCTTCAACGGCGGGCACCTGCGGGAACTGATGAGGAACaagatgatgattatgaagaggaGCAATAGCAGCGACGTCGTCATCAGTGACGACAGCATTTTCTGAGAGGAAAGCCTCAAGGGTCATTTCTTCGAACGGGTGGTGATTATAGTGAAGTGAGTCTTTGTGAGAGCGGGTTAGGATCATGTCTTTCCAGACATCATCGACAATTTTGGGCGGAGGAGGGGGATGAAGAAGGATTTGAGGGATGAGAAGTGGTTTTTTGTTGTGGTGAGATACCGTGTTTGAAACGAATTCAAAGGAATTTAGATGAAATCGAAAAATTGAGTTGAAATATAAAAGTATCTGGTAAGGAAGATGGTAGGAGAAGAAGCGGAGGCTCAATGCAAAAATGAGGGTAGGGGAAGAAGGCAATAAGCAGAACGAGGGTTTAGTTCTCCAATTGTATATGGGGGcaataaaaaaatgcataaattgcAAATAAAACTGGCGGAAGAAAGTACAGACGGAACTGCCAGAAGAAAATGCAGATAAAATTGTCAGAAGAGAACGTAAATGGAACTGCTGCAAAAGTGGCAAACTACCGAAAAACTGTTGAAAAGATGGCGAACTGCTGGAAAACTGTTGAAAAATGACAAAGTGTGAAAAGATGACAAACTATCGGAAGGTAACGTAAACCATATAATTTCTCCATGAGAATAAGTAAGTAGTGGATGAGCTAATCGGTGAAGTCAGAAAAGTATCAAAGCATTgacaaaagagaaggaaaaaaatgacacagaagaaaagtataaaaaggagaaaggaagaaaatcgaaataataaagTGTAATATCTTATAATCAATATTCAGATATGTTGAATAATGCTAATTAATCTAATTAATCCTAATCATATTctaacaattatattcaattaattgatatgcataatattaaattatgtgatacttaaatatctaataaaataaattagttgatataattaagttatcgtaatgaattgtatttaataagttaaaaaaaataaattaaaaaacacTCTCAAAACATGCCACGTCAGTTTTATCATTAAAtgcaaaaattcaatttttatataatagaatagattttGTAATAAAATTCATttatttcttgaataaaataataactaaattatATTACTCCCTTTTTTTATacaattttagaaaagaaacaataataaagtttggagaaaaaaatcaaaaaaagctatatttaaaataaaactaatcactttatatttatgtataaaaataTGTTATTTTACTCATTTTCAATATATACTTTATGTTTtagcatatattttatatttatggttaattttaatatacatctaatattattaaaaaatattatttttaattattgacaattaaaaattcgaatcaaaagaaatatttttagaaaCTAAATCAACGGTCTACATTATTAAATTAGACCATATACTTAAAGTCATAAAAAGTATAAATCATATAGCTATCGTCAAAATTGATCGAATTAgccaatttaaataaaaaccaataacccaaTCAATTAAGCATTTGCATCGAAGAAATAATTCACTCCATCTTCCCTTAATAAAGCAGTATATAACTTAGTAACTTGAGTTTTTTGGTATATTGATAACCATGGCATCATCCATCAAGAGGATTGAGCACTTGACCAACAAAGAGAACCGTTTCAGTATACTGTTCTCTGATCAGAAACAAGAATGGATGGTCTGCAATAAAGTCAAATGGAGGAGGCTTATTCTTTCTTGGTGCTGCACAACCCGCAGGAGGATGCATCGTTGTAGCTGCAGCAGCTTTGGTCCCTTCTTCGTTCACTTCAATGATGCATTTCTGGATAATCTCGGAAATAGACACAGCTCTCTCTTCCACAATTTCAGTGATTAAAGCTTCTTTCATGAATGGTAACACCAAACCCATCTCCTTTAACATTGGCGAAGCCTCAACCTTAAAAGATAGCTTAAATCTTGGGATCTTTAGTTTACCTAAATCTACATTACTGAACGGGAGCATGCTTTCAAGAGATACAGAATCAGAAaacacctatatatatatacataaaaaaaatgttatatcACACAAAAAAAATCAGTTATAAAATCAGTTatcatatatttgtatataatatgTGAACATTGGCGAACCTTAAAAGATAGCTTAAATCTTGGGATCTTTAGTTTACCTAAATCTACATTACTGAACGGGAGCATGCTTTCAAGAGATACAGAATCAGAAaacacctatatatatatacataaaaaaaatgttatatgTTATATCACANNNNNNNNNNNNNNNNNNNNNNNNNNNNNNNNNNNNNNNNNNNNNNNNNNNNNNNNNNNNNNNNNNNNNNNNNNNNNNNNNNNNNNNNNNNNNNNNNNNNNNNNNNNNNNNNNNNNNNNNNNNNNNNNNNNNNNNNNNNNNNNNNNNNNNNNNNNNNNNNNNNNNNNNNNNNNNNNNNNNNNNNNNNNNNNNNNNNNNNNNNNNNNNNNNNNNNNNNNNNNNNNNNNNNNNNNNNNNNNNNNNNNNNNNNNNNNNNNNNNNNNNNNNNNNNNNNNNNNNNNNNNNNNNNNNNNNNNNNNNNNNNNNNNNNNNNNNNNNNNNNNNNNNNNNNNNNNNNNNNNNNNNNNNNNNNNNNNNNNNNNNNNNNNNNNNNNNNNNNNNNNNNNNNNNNNNNNNNNNNNNNNNNNNNNNNNNNNNNNNNNNNNNNNNNNNNNNNNNNNNNNNNNNNNNNNNNNNNNNNNNNNNNNNNNNNNNNNNNNNNNNNNNNNNNNNNNNNNNNNNNNNNNNNNNNNNNNNNNNNNNNNNNNNNNNNNNNNNNNNNNNNNNNNNNNNNNNNNNNNNNNNNNNNNNNNNNNNNNNNNNNNNNNNNNNNNNNNNNNNNNNNNNNNNNNNNNNNNNNNNNNNNNNNNNNNNNNNNNNNNNNNNNNNNNNNNNNNNNNNNNNNNNNNNNNNNNNNNNNNNNNNNNNNNNNNNNNNNNNNNNNNNNNNNNNNNNNNNNNNNNNNNNNNNNNNNNNNNNNNNNNNNNNNNNNNNNNNNNNNNNNNNNNNNNNNNNNNNNNNNNNNNNNNNNNNNNNNNNNNNNNNNNNNNNNNNNNNNNNNNNNNNNNNNNNNNNNNNNNNNNNNNNNNNNNNNNNNNNNNNNNNNNNNNNNNNNNNNNNNNNNNNNNNNNNNNNNNNNNNNNNNNNNNNNNNNNNNNNNNNNNNNNNNNNNNNNNNNNNNNNNNNNNNNNNNNNNNNNNNNNNNNNNNNNNNNNNNNNNNNNNNNNNNNNNNNNNNNNNNNNNNNNNNNNNNNNNNNNNNNNNNNNNNNNNNNNNNNNNNNNNNNNNNNNNNNNNNNNNNNNNNNNNNNNNNNNNNNNNNNNNNNNNNNNNNNNNNNNNNNNNNNNNNNNNNNNNNNNNNNNNNNNNNNNNNNNNNNNNNNNNNNNNNNNNNNNNNNNNNNNNNNNNNNNNNNNNNNNNNNNNNNNNNNNNNNNNNNNNNNNNNNNNNNNNNNNNNNNNNNNNNNNNNNNNNNNNNNNNNNNNNNNNNNNNNNNNNNNNNNNNNNNNNNNNNNNNNNNNNNNNNNNNNNNNNNNNNNNNNNNNNNNNNNNNNNNNNNNNNNNNNNNNNNNNNNNNNNNNNNNNNNNNNNNNNNNNNNNNNNNNNNNNNNNNNNNNNNNNNNNNNNNNNNNNNNNNNNNNNNNNNNNNNNNNNNNNNNNNNNNNNNNNNNNNNNNNNNNNNNNNNNNNNNNNNNNNNNNNNNNNNNNNNNNNNNNNNNNNNNNNNNNNNNNNNNNNNNNNNNNNNNNNNNNNNNNNNNNNNNNNNNNNNNNNNNNNNNNNNNNNNNNNNNNNNNNNNNNNNNNNNNNNNNNNNNNNNNNNNNNNNNNNNNNNNNNNNNNNNNNNNNNNNNNNNNNNNNNNNNNNNNNNNNNNNNNNNNNNNNNNNNNNNNNNNNNNNNNNNNNNNNNNNNNNNNNNNNNNNNNNNNNNNNNNNNNNNNNNNNNNNNNNNNNNNNNNNNNNNNNNNNNNNNNNNNNNNNNNNNNNNNNNNNNNNNNNNNNNNNNNNNNNNNNNNNNNNNNNNNNNNNNNNNNNNNNNNNNNNNNNNNNNNNNNNNNNNNNNNNNNNNNNNNNNNNNNNNNNNNNNNNNNNNNNNNNNNNNNNNNNNNNNNNNNNNNNNNNNNNNNNNNNNNNNNNNNNNNNNNNNNNNNNNNNNNNNNNNNNNNNNNNNNNNNNNNNNNNNNNNNNNNNNNNNNNNNNNNNNNNNNNNNNNNNNNNNNNNNNNNNNNNNNNNNNNNNNNNNNNNNNNNNNNNNNNNNNNNNNNNNNNNNNNNNNNNNNNNNNNNNNNNNNNNNNNNNNNNNNNNNNNNNNNNNNNNNNNNNNNNNNNNNNNNNNNNNNNNNNNNNNNNNNNNNNNNNNNNNNNNNNNNNNNNNNNNNNNNNNNNNNNNNNNNNTTAgttttttcttataatttttttttaaaaaaacctcTCAACTATTCAcgaaaagttatattagaaagaACATACGAATAAAGATTCTTCTAAGGCTACCTttaaaaaacaaacaaatgcatgtATATTATCTGCATGTATATTATCTTTTAGGGTAAGTGTGAATATCAGCCACAATTAGTTAGTATAAATTTCAGATTCACGGAATTTTTTTTCCCTAAACGTGTCGTAACTTTTGTTTCAGTGTTAAAGGGTTCAAAGATACTTAATTATGTCAAATAAGAAAATAATACACAGTGGGTTTTGCATGTATATTATGGTAAGTGTGAATATCAGCCACAATTAGTTAGTATAAATTTCAGATTCACGGAATTTTTTTTCCCTAAACGTGTCGTAACTTTTGTTTCAGTGTTAAAGGGTTCAAAGATACTTAATTATGTCAAATAAGAAATAAGTGTTATGTTTCAAAGTTCATAACTCTAGTACGATTTACGTGCAAATCTAAATCTGATAAATATttagatataattttaatttgtattCAAGATTCaagaatttttaataaatttaagaagtaaaatttttaattaatttaaaaaatgaatataaaaaataattttgttacaACAAAAATTTATCTtctaaagtaaataaataaaaatttcatttaaaagatTAAATTATTNNNNNNNNNNNNNNNNNNNNNNNNNNNNNNNNNNNNNNNNNNNNNNNNNNNNNNNNNNNNNNNNNNNNNNNNNNNNNNNNNNNNNNNNNNNNNNNNNNNNNNNNNNNNNNNNNNNNNNNNNNNNNNNNNNNNNNNNNNNNNNNNNNNNNNNNNNNNNNNNNNNNNNNNNNNNNNNNNNNNNNNNNNNNNNNNNNNNNNNNNNNNNNNNNNNNNNNNNNNNNNNNNNNNNNNNNNNNNNNNNNNNNNNNNNNNNNNNNNNNNNNNNNNNNNNNNNNNNNNNNNNNNNNNNNNNNNNNNNNNNNNNNNNNNNNNNNNNNNNNNNNNNNNNNNNNNNNNNNNNNNNNNNNNNNNNNNNNNNNNNNNNNNNNNNNNNNNNNNNNNNNNNNNNNNNNNNNNNNNNNNNNNNNNNNNNNNNNNNNNNNNNNNNNNNNNNNNNNNNNNNNNNNNNNNNNNNNNNNNNNNNNNNNNNNNNNNNNNNNNNNNNNNNNNNNNNNNNNNNNNNNNNNNNNNNNNNNNNNNNNNNNNNNNNNNNNNNNNNNNNNNNNNNNNNNNNNNNNNNNNNNNNNNNNNNNNNNNNNNNNNNNNNNNNNNNNNNNNNNNNNNNNNNNNNNNNNNNNNNNNNNNNNNNNNNNNNNNNNNNNNNNNNNNNNNNNNNNNNNNNNNNNNNNNNNNNNNNNNNNNNNNNNNNNNNNNNNNNNNNNNNNNNNNNNNNNNNNNNNNNNNNNNNNNNNNNNNNNNNNNNNNNNNNNNNNNNNNNNNNNNNNNNNNNNNNNNNNNNNNNNNNNNNNNNNNNNNNNNNNNNNNNNNNNNNNNNNNNNNNNNNNNNNNNNNNNNNNNNNNNNNNNNNNNNNNNNNNNNNNNNNNNNNNNNNNNNNNNNNNNNNNNNNNNNNNNNNNNNNNNNNNNNNNNNNNNNNNNNNNNNNNNNNNNNNNNNNNNNNNNNNNNNNNNNNNNNNNNNNNNNNNNNNNNNNNNNNNNNNNNNNNNNNNNNNNNNNNNNNNNNNNNNNNNNNNNNNNNNNNNNNNNNNNNNNNNNNNNNNNNNNNNNNNNNNNNNNNNNNNNNNNNNNNNNNNNNNNNNNNNNNNNNNNNNNNNNNNNNNNNNNNNNNNNNNNNNNNNNNNNNNNNNNNNNNNNNNNNNNNNNNNNNNNNNNNNNNNNNNNNNNNNNNNNNNNNNNNNNNNNNNNNNNNNNNNNNNNNNNNNNNNNNNNNNNNNNNNNNNNNNNNNNNNNNNNNNNNNNNNNNNNNNNNNNNNNNNNNNNNNNNNNNNNNN carries:
- the LOC107641302 gene encoding uncharacterized protein LOC107641302 gives rise to the protein MKEELEALEANNTWKLVPLPPTKVAIGCRWIYKAKLKADGSLEKYKARLVAKGYTQQAGIDFKDTFSPVAKVTTVRVLLGIAAVRKWHLIQLDINNAFLNGDLDEEVYMEVPMGHPERKKGLVCRLTKSLYRLRQASRQWFHKFCSTLKQNGFTQCKSDYSLFSTGSGDSKTFLLVYVDDIIIAGANLDMMMKVQLKLQSIFKLKILGDLKFFLGLELAKSSQGISLTQRKYTLSLLDDTNLLDYKPVTVPMDANLKLRAKEGDLIPDASAYRRLIGRLMYLTISRPDITFAVTKLTQFMSDPRMPHLQAAHQVLRYLKNAPGQGILFSAASQLNLSIYSDADWGSCLDTRRSTTGYCAFLGDSLITWKSKKQTVVSRSSTEAEYRSMAHASCEVVWLIGLLQFFFSPSRFGQVILRQHLCSSIGIEPHLS
- the LOC110263051 gene encoding serpin-ZXA-like, whose protein sequence is MLPFSNVDLGKLKIPRFKLSFKVEASPMLKEMGLVLPFMKEALITEIVEERAVSISEIIQKCIIEVNEEGTKAAAATTMHPPAGCAAPRKNKPPPFDFIADHPFLFLIREQYTETVLFVGQVLNPLDG